Part of the Octopus bimaculoides isolate UCB-OBI-ISO-001 chromosome 18, ASM119413v2, whole genome shotgun sequence genome is shown below.
GGTATAATTCTGCAATACTCTATAGTGTTTTTCGTAATAACGCATATGCTGTAACAGATGTCTGAAATTAGCAATAAACTACGGAGCTTTTATATAATCCTGTGTACGTGACGCAGTTGAGGCACTTTGAAAGATGTTTAATGATTTGGATGTCATATTTAACAAACGGTTAATAATTTATACGACAATTACTTATATTGAGAAACATGTAGCTTTTATTTGTTGTCAGTTGTCATTTCTAGTTTTCTTCTGTTCAAATGAATTCCTCTAACACAAATAATGCACGATGACAATTCCTATCATATGAGCCAAAGTTGATGCACAGCTGCGTTTTTAAGTTTCCAAGTTTCGAGGcaatttatctttcattgttttaaaaatgaaaagtataaagtataaatctattctcaataaattttatttattatggtAAACAATATGATCTTGTGTCTCATCAGAGGTTTCCTAAATTGCTCTAGGTTAAATAGTTTTGAATTTGAGCACTCGCTTtttaacgttttcttttttctcatgaaCTAAAAGGTTTTCTCTTTGACCCGGAGTAATTGTGGAAACCTCTGATGAGAACCATCAGAGGTTTTGTTTTAAATAGtatattctttgatattttgattttattcgaTTTTATAAAAGATGTCTATCATATTTTGGTACACCTGTCAGAAACTGAAGCATATAACTTAGAGATATAAATTTAGTAGCCCCAAGCGCTCTAACAACGtccaattttcttgttttgttttccaccATTCGTTGATACTGACAgatctatacatgtacacatgtggcATGACCTGACCAAAGTTATATGCTTCAGTTTcagaagaaattaaatgaaattaaatcacaCAATTCAATGACATGATATTCGAGATTTTCAAACATTTCAAGAAACATATGCAATACCAAAAGAAACTCTAAGCTGTAGAGTTACTTTCTGTTGGACCTGAGTCATTTTCTTTCAAGGAAAACAAACGAACGCAAATAATATGCATTGAGATATTTGGcatttatctttatttgtataaatatcttttaataataaaacaagtttACAACAGATTTGCTGAATATTCACTAAAGCCCAGGAGCctggaaagagaaatgaaaatacgCATTCAATGTCTGATActgaatataatttaatacacaaTTTCTAGTTATGGACTTCAAATTTTTCAAGTGTGATATTGTGTTGATTATTATTGGCAAAATAACATTTGCATTGATAATTCTAACATTTTTTTATCCACGATATTTGAGTTGCTAATACTAAGATGCATCAAcagttatttcaaaattttacattattattaggTGTAATTATTATATTACACCATAATCGATTTAGTGTTTTAGTCACTACCAGTGGCATTTTATCTCATTATTCCTGTACAGAGTAACGATTATGCCAAACTGTGTTTTTGTCTCTTTCAGTTATATAAAATGGTAGGGTGTTTTTATCATGATTTTTAAATTAAAGATTTTCACTTAGTACcgatatattaaatgtatgttaTGTCGCATCATTAGCAGAGTTTCACAGTAATTTTATCATATATCTTAGGCATGATTAATATAGTAATGTGTTAGCTAATATTGCATGAATACTGAACGCCTGACATTTGTCTTGTCTTCTTGTCTTGTAACGGTATTCACCCAGGAGCGTGTAGGCCGGCTCCCATTGAGTTCACCGCGATTTGCATTCATGGGAGTTTCGAGGGATGATCAGAATCCGCAAAAAGGTCCCCATCTCTTCCTGCTATTCCTTCCCATCAAAGGATGCCTGAAGATGCGATCCAATAGCACCAGGTAGCCGGCGGAACCCCAAAAAGGCGTGGCTTCGAATTCACCATTGCCTTCCAATTAGCCGGGTTGCGACCCGAGAACCGCCAGTGTCAGAGCCGAACACATTGGGTACCTTATCAGGGATTCGATGTCCACGACGGCATAGCTCTGACGCTCACTCGTTTCACCTTCCCACCGCGATGAGGTCAAATGGCAAGAATTAGAGAATGACCGTTTGTATCAATTTTTGGTCAATGACAtggaaaaaaaactgttactttCACGTGTTAGAGCATACATATTACAGAAGAATATTTCGGATATTATTGGTAAGTTAGCGTTAACAAAACGattatgtattaattaatatgtaaattCTATGTTTTACCTTATCTTTCCCCTCATCAGGTTTCTTGTCTTCGTTGCCTGCATTGTCTTTCGTGTCCGTCTTTTCTTTCTTGTCCGTCTTTTCTTTCTTGTCCGTCTTTTCTTTCTTGTCCGTCTTTTCTTTCTTGTCCGTCTTTTCTTTCTTGTCCGTCTTTTCTTTCTTGTCCGTCTTGTCTTTGTTATCAGTTTTCTTTTCGTCTGTGTTCTTGTTGTCGTTGCTGGTGCTCCCACCTGTTGTGTCATCATTGGCGTTAGTGTTGATGTTACGGAGGAATTTTGCTGAAAATGAACGTAAATGTGGTATGTCTCTCGCTTTCattttgtatacacatgtacatatatttgtttgtagatgtgtatatatatacgtgtgtgcgtgtttgtttgtgtatgtgtgtgagtgtgtgtgtatgtatgtatgtatgtatgtatgtatgtgtgtgtttgtgtgtgtgtagaggcgcaatggcccagtggttactggagcggactcgcggtcattgggTCGCGGATTCGATTCCTAAACCCGGCGTtggaaagtctgctacagagcATGCGTGAGCAAGCTTATAGCGACGAGGCAATGTTTGGAGTAGTACGGGCGCTTCAATGTCAGAAGAACGTTCCTGGAGGAGGATGGGCGAACTGGAAAACCAGCCACGTGCATCATCCTAGGAAATGTGAAGACAAACCATTAGTATATGCATGGGAATCGTCACAGGATATCAACGACACTATTGATGATGTTGGTCAGTCGTATGGGTCCGTGCAGGCAATACTAACGTCCGATGTGAA
Proteins encoded:
- the LOC128249929 gene encoding uncharacterized protein LOC128249929 isoform X2 — translated: MSHPLRRYIMWEKCLHGISLDCVHYFSFRFGMLCYPKFLRNINTNANDDTTGGSTSNDNKNTDEKKTDNKDKTDKKEKTDKKEKTDKKEKTDKKEKTDKKEKTDKKEKTDTKDNAGNEDKKPDEGKDKAPGL
- the LOC128249929 gene encoding uncharacterized protein LOC128249929 isoform X1, whose translation is MILTVNYSACICLLIIGSAMSNTCIDLASKTCKWANTAMPTAKTHDERCVRYIMWEKCLHGISLDCVHYFSFRFGMLCYPKFLRNINTNANDDTTGGSTSNDNKNTDEKKTDNKDKTDKKEKTDKKEKTDKKEKTDKKEKTDKKEKTDKKEKTDTKDNAGNEDKKPDEGKDKAPGL